In Saccharomyces cerevisiae S288C chromosome XV, complete sequence, the following proteins share a genomic window:
- the RRT8 gene encoding Rrt8p (Protein involved in spore wall assembly; shares similarity with Lds1p and Lds2p and a strain mutant for all 3 genes exhibits reduced dityrosine fluorescence relative to the single mutants; identified in a screen for mutants with increased levels of rDNA transcription; green fluorescent protein (GFP)-fusion protein localizes to lipid particles; protein abundance increases in response to DNA replication stress): protein MKAGIELISHSQASHATYANSMTLAEKGPQRLKRQFKEHSSSKESNVSRWLKIFIRQFDIWFPETIPTMKVRYELLRKNFIKEIFNSRAFIYPFLGFYEVLTNPVYWKHILLFAVCYALIFVTIAGLFYVTLVPLLVTWAILLLGPLGVILVHIQWILQTNVLTAFVCRTLVLTHITNQIFDISLVLQDQDEFLNEVKVLPKPQKPHRKIDEPDAVRNFNTIKGSRIFKIPRLLFRMFFKVSNFTSLTLLSLIPIVGPILANQLMAPKRTFTYLQRYFLLKGFSKKQAKDFQYEHYASFICFGMSAGLLELIPFFTIVTISSNTVGAAKWCTSLLKGERKKE from the exons ATGAAAGCCGGAATTGAGCTTATAAGTCACAGCCAGGCTTCTCACGCCACATATGCTAATTCTATGACCCTTGCAGAAAAGGGGCCACAACGTTTAAAAAGACAATTCAAAGAACACAGTTCTTCAAAGGAAAGTAACGTAAGTCGTTGGCTAAAGATTTTCATAAGACAGTTTGATATTTGGTTTCCTGAAACGATACCAACAATGAAAGTGAGATACGAACTGCTTagaaaaaacttcattaaagaaattttcaacTCAAGAGCATTTATCTACCCATTCTTA GGGTTTTATGAAGTGCTGACGAATCCTGTTTATTGGAAGCATATTTTACTGTTTGCGGTTTGCTATGCCCTGATTTTTGTCACTATTGCTGGTCTCTTTTATGTCACACTTGTACCGCTTTTAGTGACATGGGCCATACTGTTATTAGGGCCTCTTGGTGTGATACTGGTTCATATTCAATGGATTTTACAAACGAATGTCTTGACTGCCTTTGTTTGTAGAACACTGGTCCTGACCCATATTACGAATCAGATATTTGATATATCTTTGGTGTTGCAAGACCAAGATGAATTTCTAAACGAGGTGAAGGTATTGCCTAAACCACAAAAGCCACATAGAAAAATCGATGAACCTGATGCGGTGAGAAATTTCAACACAATAAAGGGAAGTCGGATTTTTAAGATTCCCAGATTACTATTCAGAATGTTTTTTAAAGTCTCCAATTTTACTTCACTAACATTACTGTCGCTAATTCCTATTGTAGGACCAATCTTGGCAAATCAACTAATGGCCCCAAAAAGAACCTTTACCTATTTGCAGAGGTACTTTTTACTAAAGGGATTCAGTAAGAAACAGGCCAAAGATTTTCAGTACGAGCATTACGCAAGTTTCATATGTTTCGGTATGTCTGCCGGTCTACTAGAGTTAATACCCTTCTTCACAATAGTCACCATATCTAGCAACACTGTTGGTGCAGCTAAATGGTGTACTTCGCTACTAAAGggtgaaagaaagaaggaaTGA
- the LDS2 gene encoding Lds2p (Protein Involved in spore wall assembly; localizes to lipid droplets found on or outside of the prospore membrane; shares similarity with Lds1p and Rrt8p, and a strain mutant for all 3 genes exhibits reduced dityrosine fluorescence relative to the single mutants; green fluorescent protein (GFP)-fusion protein localizes to the cytoplasm in a punctate pattern), with the protein MSTRPQPDWYYHRHPYASTPLAEGEEPQLLPIQDQGNHKKSKIWMAYKAPIVRWYKNAMLVKDNFWKDLESSHQIIWYPYKGISESVGNSDYLHLFFLIFGYYLLNLLLIVAFTSILAWSLLVCIYLPFLGLFALPLAYMQTILISTTLCNSMVKGTDFVLFTRIYGVTFARKGLTELSEACETISFTPFVYRRSHRLGGLFSKRFYLVSLPQFFIFFFWYIFIAFMFLLLLLVPIVGPITINMLPFSPGMGFYYFEPYFVDVLHLDSRKLSKVYYKGFAKWLLYSISSGLLESIPILGGLFIGTNAVGASLWIVKEIKDRDQPAVPPSPPAEPEEPTVGSYAPPIQQSIAHINPP; encoded by the exons ATGTCGACTAGACCCCAACCTGATTGGTATTACCATAGACATCCATATGCCTCTACGCCACTGGCAGAAGGGGAGGAACCACAATTACTCCCCATCCAAGACCAAGGGAACCAtaagaaatcaaaaatttggatGGCATACAAGGCTCCGATAGTTCGATGGTACAAGAATGCTATGCTTGTTAAAGAcaatttttggaaagacCTAGAGTCGTCGCACCAGATCATCTGGTATCCGTATAAA GGAATTAGCGAATCCGTGGGAAACTCGGATTATTTGCATCTATTTTTCCTAATATTTGGATACTACCTGCTGAATCTCCTGCTTATTGTTGCGTTTACGTCAATCCTTGCGTGGTCCTTGTTAGTGTGCATCTATTTGCCCTTTCTCGGACTCTTTGCGTTACCTCTGGCTTATATGCAAACTATTCTGATTTCCACAACGCTATGTAATTCTATGGTGAAGGGTACCGATTTCGTTCTTTTCACACGTATTTATGGAGTGACGTTCGCAAGAAAGGGATTAACAGAGTTGAGTGAAGCCTGTGAAACGATAAGTTTCACGCCCTTTGTCTACAGAAGGTCACATCGTTTGGGTGGCCTCTTTTCGAAACGGTTTTACCTCGTCTCTTTGCCGcagtttttcatttttttcttctggtACATCTTCATAGCCTTtatgtttcttttattgttgCTCGTTCCAATAGTGGGTCCAATTACAATCAATATGCTACCATTTAGCCCCGGAATGGGATTTTACTATTTTGAGCCTTATTTTGTTGACGTGCTACATTTGGATTCGCGCAAACTTTCCAAAGTTTACTACAAGGGCTTTGCCAAGTGGCTCCTTTACTCGATATCCAGCGGTTTATTAGAGTCTATTCCCATTCTGGGTGGGTTGTTCATTGGAACAAACGCAGTAGGTGCTTCGCTTTGGATAGTTAAAGAGATAAAAGACCGGGACCAGCCAGCCGTACCTCCTTCCCCTCCTGCGGAACCAGAAGAGCCTACTGTAGGATCCTATGCACCTCCAATCCAACAATCTATAGCTCACATTAATCCGCCATGA
- the PSK2 gene encoding serine/threonine protein kinase PSK2 (PAS-domain containing serine/threonine protein kinase; regulates sugar flux and translation in response to an unknown metabolite by phosphorylating Ugp1p and Gsy2p (sugar flux) and Caf20p, Tif11p and Sro9p (translation); PSK2 has a paralog, PSK1, that arose from the whole genome duplication), with product MTYPVSAAAPADISYSKNTPLVGLSKPPCLYQHASSSVDSFSSTFSDDDRSDLVAVPNESPHAFSYNPISPNSLGVRLTILRRSLEIMVNSPDILHELKKKAPVIAYPPSLRHTRNLTETATLSASRDPLNGSLISPLVSNMPSPASRPVIQRATSLMVLPDNDTASKLNPAKSELENLLFLLNLALENNSFERASDLHMLSLLNIKKINFDSDIQKSETLKKVLLDSLAEPFFENYKKFPHKDLGSKSQYNEYEEKHDDIVSLADIKPQQDYSRILHPFTSAKNSGPEAIFTCSQQYPWNFKAANDLACLTFGISKNVIKALTLLDLIHTDSRNFVLEKIMNAEDDNQEIVFTGETIPIVQPNSTSNNNVPNLIWASLWAKRKNGLLVCVFEKTPCDYIDVMLNLRDFSVDSIIDTTHFLENFDKKKQQESTSPMTEKKTVKFANEIHDIGSVSHSLSKLIDDVRFGKVFSADDDLLPLSIRVANHVNEERYFTLNCLSENIPCAVTTSVLENEIKLKIHSLPYQAGLFIVDSHTLSLLSFNKSVAKNMFGLRLHELAGSSVTKLVPSLADMISYINKTYPMLNITLPENKGLVLTEHFFRKIEAEMHHDKDSFYTSIGLDGCHKDGNLIKVDVQLRVLNTNAVLLWITHSRDVVIENYTTVPSQLPMLKENEIDVVGSRGSSSASSKKSSEKIPVNTLKAMADLSISSAETISNSDDEVDLNQVNEKLRETSCGKVRGIESNDNNNYDDDMTMVDDPELKHKIELTKMYTQDKSKFVKDDNFKVDEKFIMRIIEPINGEEIKKETNELDKRNSTLKATYLTTPEANIGSQKRIKKFSDFTILQVMGEGAYGKVNLCIHNREHYIVVIKMIFKERILVDTWVRDRKLGTIPSEIQIMATLNKNSQENILKLLDFFEDDDYYYIETPVHGETGSIDLFDVIEFKKDMVEHEAKLVFKQVVASIKHLHDQGIVHRDIKDENVIVDSHGFVKLIDFGSAAYIKSGPFDVFVGTMDYAAPEVLGGSSYKGKPQDIWALGVLLYTIIYKENPYYNIDEILEGELRFDKSEHVSEECISLIKRILTREVDKRPTIDEIYEDKWLKI from the coding sequence ATGACATACCCGGTTAGTGCAGCCGCTCCTGCCGACATTTCATATTCTAAAAATACCCCGTTGGTAGGGCTCTCTAAACCTCCATGCTTGTACCAACACGCTTCCTCGTCCGTCGATTCGTTTTCGTCAACATTCAGTGATGATGATCGTTCGGACCTTGTTGCTGTACCTAATGAGTCGCCGCATGCATTTTCGTATAATCCCATATCACCAAACTCACTGGGAGTAAGGTTGACCATCTTAAGAAGGTCTTTGGAAATAATGGTAAACAGTCCTGACATCTTACAtgagttgaagaaaaaagcacCCGTAATAGCATACCCCCCCTCACTTAGACACACAAGAAACTTAACAGAGACTGCCACGTTATCAGCATCGCGAGATCCGTTAAATGGGTCTCTAATTTCACCATTAGTATCCAATATGCCATCTCCTGCTAGTAGACCCGTGATACAGAGAGCAACGTCCTTAATGGTGTTGCCTGATAATGATACTGCCAGTAAACTGAATCCAGCCAAGTCCGAGTTAGAAAACTTGTTATTCTTGCTAAATTTAGCATTGGAAAACAATTCCTTCGAAAGAGCTTCCGATTTACACATGCTATCGTTATTgaatatcaagaaaataaactttgATTCAGACATTCAAAAATCagaaactttgaaaaaggttTTATTAGATAGTTTAGCAGaaccattttttgaaaactacAAGAAGTTCCCTCACAAAGATTTAGGTTCGAAATCGCAATATAATGAATATGAGGAGAAACACGATGATATAGTCTCCTTAGCAGACATCAAACCACAACAGGACTATAGCCGAATTCTTCATCCTTTCACATCTGCAAAAAATTCTGGTCCAGAGGCCATTTTTACATGTTCTCAACAATACCCCTGGAACTTCAAAGCTGCCAATGATTTGGCGTGTCTAACGTTCGGTATATCAAAGAATGTTATCAAGGCACTTACTTTACTAGACCTTATTCATACGGATAGCAGAAATTTTGTTCTAGAGAAAATCATGAATGCAGAAGATGATAACCAAGAAATTGTGTTTACCGGAGAAACTATACCTATCGTCCAGCCAAATTCGACaagcaataataatgtaCCAAATCTGATTTGGGCTTCACTATGGGCCAAGCGGAAGAATGGCCTACTGGTCTGcgtatttgaaaaaacgCCTTGCGATTACATTGACGTCATGTTAAACTTGAGAGATTTTTCAGTGGACAGCATTATTGATACAACACACTTTCTGGAAAACtttgacaagaaaaagcagCAAGAATCAACTTCGCCaatgacagaaaagaaaacggtAAAATTTGCAAATGAAATTCACGATATTGGGTCAGTAAGTCACTCACTGAGTAAACTAATTGATGATGTACGTTTTGGAAAAGTGTTTTCTGCAGATGATGATTTATTACCCTTGTCTATCAGGGTGGCAAATCATGTCAACGAAGAGAGATATTTTACGTTGAATTGTCTATCTGAAAATATACCATGTGCTGTTACAACTTCCGTATTGGAAAACgaaataaaattaaaaattcataGTTTGCCCTATCAGGCTGGGCTATTTATTGTTGACAGTCACACTTTAAGTCTTTTAAGTTTCAACAAATCAGTCGCCAAAAACATGTTTGGCTTGCGACTTCACGAGTTGGCCGGTAGTTCGGTTACTAAGTTGGTTCCTTCTTTGGCGGACATGATATCTTATATCAATAAAACTTATCCTATGTTAAATATCACATTACCAGAAAATAAAGGATTGGTTTTAACAGAacattttttcagaaaaattGAGGCTGAAATGCATCATGATAAGGACTCGTTTTACACTTCTATTGGTCTAGACGGCTGTCACAAAGATGGTAATTTGATAAAGGTGGATGTTCAATTACGGGTCTTGAATACGAATGCTGTATTATTATGGATTACACACTCAAGAGACGTGgtcattgaaaattataCCACCGTTCCTTCGCAGCTACCGATGTTAAAGGAGAACGAAATTGATGTCGTTGGCAGTAGAGGTAGTTCCAGTGCATCTTCCAAGAAATCTTCGGAAAAAATTCCTGTGAATACTTTGAAGGCAATGGCTGATCTGTCGATTAGCTCCGCTGAAACGATTTCTAATTCAGACGATGAAGTAGACTTAAATCAAGTGAATGAAAAACTACGAGAAACTTCTTGCGGTAAAGTGAGAGGTATCGAATCTAATGACAACAATAACTATGACGATGACATGACAATGGTTGATGATCCTGAGTTAAAACATAAAATTGAATTAACGAAAATGTACACGCAGgacaaatcaaaatttgtAAAGGACGACAACTTTAAAgtggatgaaaaatttataatgAGGATAATTGAACCGATAAACGgagaagaaatcaaaaaggaaacaaatGAGCTagacaaaagaaattctaCTTTAAAAGCTACGTACTTGACTACTCCAGAGGCTAATATAGGCTCACAAAAGCgcataaagaaattttctgATTTTACTATTCTGCAAGTGATGGGTGAGGGTGCGTACGGTAAAGTCAATTTATGCATTCATAACAGAGAACACTATATCGTGGTCATCAAAatgattttcaaagagAGGATTTTAGTAGACACATGGGTGAGAGATAGAAAATTAGGTACTATACCTTCTGAGATCCAAATTATGGCGACcttgaataaaaattcccaagaaaatatcttgaagttattagatttttttgaagatgacgatTATTATTACATTGAAACACCGGTCCATGGAGAAACTGGTAGTATTGATCTATTTGATGTTATcgaattcaaaaaagatATGGTTGAACATGAAGCTAAACTGGTGTTTAAACAGGTAGTCGCTAGTATAAAGCATTTACATGACCAAGGAATTGTTCATAGAGACATAAAGGACGAAAATGTTATTGTTGATTCTCATGGCTTTGTAAAATTAATCGATTTCGGTTCGGCTGCCTATATCAAGAGTGGACCATTCGATGTTTT